A stretch of Myxococcales bacterium DNA encodes these proteins:
- a CDS encoding DUF3450 domain-containing protein: protein MAALSEPLNEAKSVRRQGNVDGAESQKRIDTVSAETESLFTQYHNALAQIDSIRIYNGQMKRLISDQDKEIASLREQVDRVEVVGRSVTPLMLRMIEAIAATVELDIPFLADERAKRIADLRELMGRADVSNAEKYRQIMEAYQVENEYGRTIEAYRSTLEVNGVEVKADLLRFGRIALVYQTLDQKSAGVWNQKLGVWEPLDAGYRSAIKEGLKIARKQMAPDLIRLPLPAARALGGAS, encoded by the coding sequence GTGGCAGCTCTGTCGGAACCGCTCAACGAAGCCAAGTCGGTCCGCCGTCAGGGCAACGTCGACGGCGCCGAATCGCAAAAGCGAATCGATACGGTGAGCGCCGAGACCGAGAGTTTGTTCACGCAATATCACAATGCGTTGGCGCAGATCGATTCAATTCGCATCTACAACGGTCAGATGAAGAGATTGATCAGCGACCAGGACAAGGAGATCGCGTCGCTGCGGGAACAGGTGGATCGTGTCGAGGTGGTCGGCCGCAGCGTCACCCCTCTGATGCTTCGCATGATCGAAGCCATTGCCGCGACCGTGGAGCTCGACATTCCGTTTCTCGCAGATGAACGTGCCAAGCGAATTGCGGACCTGCGCGAGTTGATGGGCCGGGCCGACGTGAGCAACGCTGAGAAGTACCGACAGATCATGGAGGCCTATCAGGTGGAGAACGAGTACGGCCGCACGATCGAAGCCTACCGCTCGACCTTGGAGGTGAACGGCGTTGAAGTGAAGGCCGACCTGCTTCGCTTCGGCCGCATCGCCCTCGTGTATCAGACCCTGGATCAAAAATCGGCTGGGGTGTGGAACCAAAAACTTGGCGTTTGGGAACCCCTTGATGCCGGTTACCGATCGGCGATCAAGGAAGGACTCAAGATTGCGCGCAAGCAAATGGCGCCGGATCTGATCCGGTTGCCACTCCCAGCCGCCCGGGCTCTGGGAGGAGCAAGCTGA